CCGAACCGCCAGTCGGTTCCCCGCCAGTGACCGACGAAGAAGTCGAGGTGCTCGCGACCGATCACGTAGTTCTCGTCCCAGGCCCGCTCCTCGAGACACGCCCGGCGGAACGTCACGACGTTCGGGACGAAGTCGAACGCGACGAGGGGGTAACCCGCCACCGTCTCGGCCGTCTTCGAGCCCGTGTCGCGGACGAGCACGTCGCCCTCCTCGAACAGGTCGTGACACAGTCCCTGTATTCGCCCGTGTTCCAGCAACAGCCCGCTGATCCCGCCGAAATCGGGGCGAGCCTCGAGCTGTCGCACGAGCATGGCCGCGTTCGTCGGCACCTCGTGGTCGCTATCGACGATCGTCAGGTACTCCTCGGAGAGCGCGTCGACGATCGCGTTGCGGCCGGGACCGAGCCCGGCGTCGTAGGGGAGGTCGATCAGTTCGAGGTCGAACGGCCACGCTCGCTCGTAGAGGTGCGTGCGTTCTTCGGTCCGGCCGTCGTCCGCGACGTAGACGACGTCGTACTCGTCCGCGGGAACGGACTCGAGGAGGGCCTCGAGCTTCTCGGTGCGGTTGAAGACCTTTACCCCGAGGGCGACGGCGGGATCGCTCACGACGACCCACCCTCCGCCCGGATCGTTCCGTCGACCGTCTCTGGTGGTTGCAACATCGTTCTCACTCCGTGTATCCGAGCGACGCCAGTCGATCCTGGACGTCGGCGTCGACCGGGCGTTCGTCGTCCATCGCTTCGGGTTCGATCGTCGGCTCTCTCGTCCTCTCGTCGCGGGCCTCGAGTTCGATCCACGGCACCCGGCGGATACTCGAAACGGGAGTGTCGGGGTGACCCCAGATCCCGAGTTCGCCCATCGCGTTGCCGTGGTCCGAACTCAGGACCAGCGTCCCGTCGACGTTCCGCCGGAGCGTCTGCACTGCATCCAGCCCGATCCGCAGGTTGTCGGCGTAGGCCGCCCACACCTCGTCTCTCTCGAGGTCGCCCTCTCGAACGCGACCCCACACGTTCAGCCCGGTCTCGTCGGCGTCGACGACCGAATCCGGCGATCCCCAGTCGTCCGGCCGATACCCCGCGTGGAGATCCGGTCGGTCGAGAAACGGTACGTGAGGTTGCATGTAGTGGACGACGACGCGATCGAAGTCGCCGTCGC
The nucleotide sequence above comes from Halosolutus halophilus. Encoded proteins:
- a CDS encoding glycosyltransferase family 2 protein gives rise to the protein MSDPAVALGVKVFNRTEKLEALLESVPADEYDVVYVADDGRTEERTHLYERAWPFDLELIDLPYDAGLGPGRNAIVDALSEEYLTIVDSDHEVPTNAAMLVRQLEARPDFGGISGLLLEHGRIQGLCHDLFEEGDVLVRDTGSKTAETVAGYPLVAFDFVPNVVTFRRACLEERAWDENYVIGREHLDFFVGHWRGTDWRFGTCPAVLFPHHPGGGSEYDSNRLDRTKLLASKSYFREKWGYDQIVAREFWLGNQSIDRPLAVLDGSVPVPTWVGAKVMDLRDVRMRIEAATASASELLPEVAQR